In Moorena sp. SIOASIH, the following proteins share a genomic window:
- a CDS encoding CHASE domain-containing protein: MNKNKLIKTLLNLQKTVHSLPLALTIFTGVMFSLLTFMGTWNLENKTIEKEFEQDATDIVSLLQRSLDKNLQQLESIVGVYAASEKVTRQEFRTFVKPYLSNHSDIQALEWIPWVPHEQRAAYEQAAKQEGFPNFKIIEQNPQGELIKAKPREEYFPVYFVEPYHDNETMLGFDLASNSVSLEALQLSRDSGKAIATPPMILMHKSTQHQLGFLILWPIYRQNTPTNSVISRRQNLEGFASSAFLIGDVVDRALEYLQPRGIDVYLFHESAPTEERLLYTYSSSTPKASKDLKEEDFASLRNGLHHTVILDVSGQKWLILSKPNSEYIGSRRTWYPWTVSLGGLLLTILLAIYISDRISAVAALLESERQLEQRVEQRTVELHKAKEAAVQAAVQSEAANRAKSTFLANITHEVRTPLNGILGYAQILKQSTNLTASDKKGIDIIEQCGSNLLSLINEILDLCTIEADKLELHSQTVDFGTLLKDIVEICQVKAEQKGISYSYQANSRLPRAINVDEKRLRQVLINLLDNGIKFTETGGVTFKVSVLESRKNAKNETTNKLQQITTIRFQVKDTGIGMNSEQLSKLFLPFEKLDNTSGYVEGTGLGLAITQKLVKIMGGEINVESNPGQGSIFTIDLDVQTYPESDQIKFTKNQQKIVDIQEQNNNSISVKTTEIVSPPKEKLVYLYDLAMSGLINDLLEEVDQLEQNDEIFIPFSQAIRQLSEKFQIKKIREFIKQYL, encoded by the coding sequence ATGAATAAAAACAAACTAATTAAGACTCTACTAAATCTCCAAAAAACAGTCCATTCTCTGCCCCTAGCACTCACTATTTTTACAGGGGTTATGTTTTCCCTACTAACGTTCATGGGAACTTGGAATTTGGAAAACAAAACCATCGAAAAAGAGTTTGAACAAGATGCAACCGATATTGTTTCCTTGCTCCAAAGAAGCCTTGACAAAAATCTACAACAACTGGAATCGATTGTTGGGGTCTATGCTGCCTCCGAAAAAGTGACTCGTCAGGAATTTCGGACGTTTGTCAAGCCTTACTTGTCAAATCATTCAGATATTCAAGCCCTAGAGTGGATTCCTTGGGTACCCCATGAGCAACGAGCCGCTTACGAACAAGCTGCCAAACAGGAGGGTTTTCCTAACTTTAAAATTATAGAACAGAATCCTCAGGGAGAGCTGATTAAGGCTAAACCCAGAGAAGAGTATTTTCCTGTCTATTTTGTTGAGCCATACCACGATAATGAGACAATGTTGGGTTTTGACCTAGCCTCGAATTCTGTCAGTTTGGAAGCTTTGCAATTATCACGAGATAGTGGCAAAGCGATCGCCACCCCACCCATGATATTAATGCATAAAAGCACCCAGCACCAACTAGGATTCCTAATTTTATGGCCAATTTATCGACAGAATACACCTACTAATTCAGTTATATCCCGTCGCCAAAATCTGGAAGGTTTTGCCTCAAGTGCGTTTTTGATTGGAGACGTCGTAGATAGGGCTTTAGAGTATCTACAACCGAGGGGGATTGATGTTTACCTGTTTCACGAATCTGCGCCAACAGAGGAGCGATTGCTCTATACCTATTCATCTAGTACACCCAAAGCATCAAAGGACTTGAAGGAGGAAGACTTTGCTAGCCTCAGAAATGGGTTACACCATACTGTAATTCTTGATGTCTCAGGACAGAAATGGTTGATTCTGTCTAAGCCCAATTCCGAATATATCGGGAGTCGAAGAACCTGGTATCCCTGGACTGTTTCGTTGGGGGGACTATTACTTACCATATTGCTGGCTATCTATATTAGCGATCGCATCTCAGCAGTAGCAGCACTGCTCGAGAGTGAAAGACAGCTAGAACAGCGAGTTGAGCAACGGACAGTGGAACTCCATAAAGCCAAAGAAGCAGCAGTTCAAGCAGCAGTGCAAAGTGAAGCTGCCAACCGTGCTAAAAGTACATTTCTTGCCAACATCACCCACGAAGTCCGTACTCCCCTCAACGGTATTTTGGGTTACGCTCAAATCCTGAAACAATCAACTAACCTAACGGCTAGCGACAAGAAAGGTATTGATATTATCGAGCAGTGCGGCTCTAATCTGCTCAGCCTGATCAATGAGATTTTAGACCTCTGTACAATTGAAGCTGATAAATTAGAACTCCACTCCCAAACGGTTGATTTTGGTACCTTATTGAAGGACATCGTGGAAATTTGTCAGGTGAAAGCAGAACAAAAGGGTATTTCCTATAGTTACCAAGCAAATTCTCGACTACCTAGAGCAATTAATGTTGACGAAAAACGCTTGCGACAAGTGCTGATTAACTTACTCGACAATGGCATTAAATTTACTGAAACAGGGGGAGTAACCTTTAAGGTTAGTGTCCTTGAATCAAGGAAAAATGCCAAAAATGAAACAACAAATAAACTCCAACAGATTACCACTATTCGCTTTCAAGTAAAAGACACGGGTATTGGGATGAATAGCGAGCAATTATCTAAACTATTTTTGCCATTTGAAAAGCTAGATAACACCTCTGGTTATGTGGAAGGAACTGGACTGGGTTTAGCAATTACTCAGAAACTTGTCAAGATCATGGGTGGCGAGATTAATGTCGAGAGTAACCCAGGCCAAGGTAGTATTTTTACTATAGATTTAGACGTACAAACTTATCCAGAATCCGATCAAATCAAATTTACTAAAAATCAGCAAAAAATAGTTGATATTCAAGAACAAAATAATAACAGTATATCAGTGAAAACAACAGAAATTGTTAGTCCTCCAAAAGAAAAACTAGTCTACCTCTACGATCTGGCTATGTCAGGCTTAATCAATGACCTTTTAGAGGAAGTCGATCAGCTAGAACAAAATGATGAGATATTTATACCATTTTCCCAAGCTATCCGTCAATTATCCGAAAAATTTCAAATTAAAAAAATTCGAGAATTCATCAAACAATACCTGTAA